A genomic stretch from uncultured Cohaesibacter sp. includes:
- a CDS encoding phospholipase D-like domain-containing protein, protein MSWLITHLAIVAISLVVAASALVILGQKRSPQATLAWLLFLILVPYVALPIYLIFGFRKSKSSADLKADHAGSLVKPDHPEKRVINLLQNGGFFGSSGNAFKIHEDGIEAWEGLREIIVNAEISLDITLYLLAPDPVGEAFCALLEERAKAGVSVHLILDRVGSLHAPWAALKRLEAAGAEVRLYSPFTDWARGVNMSLRNHRKMVIADGQRVWAGGRNVASHYLGPQRDDQRWIDFSFAVEGPVVDQYIDVFSADWTFVGGHPRADSAILRGEKGNSKLNLIPSGPNMAEDLLYDAVVLACHQANARIWVFTPYFLPTPNLTQALSIAARRGVDVRILLPAKSNQWLADLARGPALRLLGEDGVCILTLPKMIHAKAILIDDSAFVGSANFDSRSLLLNYETMLFLQTDEDVSALTRWMENILKEASEGLAKSGLWKRFSEGVFRLISPIL, encoded by the coding sequence ATGAGCTGGTTGATAACGCATTTGGCAATCGTCGCGATCAGCCTTGTGGTTGCGGCAAGTGCGCTTGTTATTCTGGGGCAGAAGCGAAGCCCGCAGGCCACTCTTGCATGGCTTCTGTTCCTTATTCTTGTGCCTTATGTTGCGCTTCCTATCTATCTGATTTTCGGCTTTCGCAAGAGCAAGTCCAGTGCTGATCTGAAGGCCGATCATGCCGGATCGCTGGTGAAACCCGATCATCCGGAAAAACGGGTGATCAATCTGCTCCAAAATGGCGGATTTTTCGGCTCGTCCGGCAATGCATTCAAGATACATGAAGACGGCATCGAGGCCTGGGAAGGGCTTCGCGAGATCATCGTGAATGCGGAAATCTCTCTGGACATTACGCTATATCTCCTCGCACCGGACCCGGTGGGGGAAGCATTCTGCGCGCTTTTGGAAGAAAGAGCGAAAGCGGGTGTCTCTGTGCATCTCATTCTCGATAGGGTCGGTTCTCTCCACGCACCTTGGGCTGCCTTGAAACGCCTTGAGGCGGCCGGAGCGGAGGTCAGGCTCTATTCGCCCTTTACCGATTGGGCAAGGGGCGTGAATATGAGCTTGAGAAACCATCGAAAGATGGTGATTGCCGACGGGCAACGCGTGTGGGCGGGGGGGCGCAATGTGGCCTCCCATTATCTTGGTCCTCAAAGAGACGACCAGAGATGGATCGACTTTTCCTTCGCGGTAGAAGGCCCGGTTGTCGATCAATATATCGATGTTTTCTCCGCCGACTGGACATTCGTTGGCGGGCATCCTCGAGCTGACAGCGCTATTCTGAGAGGCGAGAAGGGCAACTCAAAGCTCAATCTCATCCCCTCAGGCCCCAATATGGCTGAGGATTTGCTCTATGATGCTGTGGTTTTGGCTTGTCATCAGGCCAATGCGCGCATCTGGGTTTTCACGCCCTATTTTTTGCCGACCCCGAATCTCACACAGGCGCTTTCAATTGCGGCCCGGCGTGGGGTGGACGTGCGTATTCTGTTGCCTGCAAAATCCAACCAATGGCTTGCCGATCTGGCAAGAGGCCCCGCGCTGCGATTGCTTGGTGAAGACGGGGTTTGCATTTTGACATTGCCGAAAATGATTCACGCAAAGGCCATCCTGATCGATGACAGTGCATTTGTCGGCTCTGCCAATTTCGATTCTAGAAGCCTTTTGCTCAACTACGAGACGATGCTGTTTCTTCAAACAGACGAAGATGTCTCTGCTCTTACGCGCTGGATGGAAAATATTCTTAAGGAAGCCTCGGAAGGGCTTGCCAAGTCCGGTTTGTGGAAACGGTTCTCAGAGGGTGTTTTCAGGCTCATTTCGCCGATCCTTTGA
- a CDS encoding thiamine pyrophosphate-dependent enzyme, giving the protein MKDKLMQKNVAEIVVDTLVKAGAKRCWGIVGDTINHFTDAVRTSDLNWIGVRHEEVGAFAAGGEAFMTGELAVCAGTCGPGSLHFLNGIFESHRNGAPVVLIASDVARTEVGLNFPQEVDQRRIYEQCSVFCEYISHPSQARRITTLAAQAALTRGGVAVVIVNGDMFKETAEDDLAWSVHRPKPRLLPSEDELGSLANILSDAPAVTIYAGFGARAAHDQVVALAEKLKAPVVHTSRAKEFIEPENPCNVGMTGILGNRAGANAIESADIVLCLGMDFAWTQYYPSAERVIQIDSDHTHIGRRSPVKMGLVGDVASTIDALLPRLQDRTQDKHLSSILKEWKGDRATYEDDAEIHDPELIHPQTVTRMLDRLADDSAIFTADGGSPMVWLLRYLTAKGDRRFLTSLLHGTMANAYPQAIGIKSAYPERQVIALCGDGGMTMLMGDLLTLVQHDIPVKLLVFNNGSLGFVEMEQRVEGLLDSFTDLKNPDFSKLADACGLDSWRVESSDDLGSAMQKWLSAKGPALLDVKVNRMELVMPPKIEASQVFSTAMFGMKAVLDGRTKEVVSLLRDNFIK; this is encoded by the coding sequence ATGAAGGACAAGCTGATGCAGAAAAATGTCGCCGAAATCGTCGTTGATACGCTCGTCAAGGCTGGTGCGAAGCGTTGCTGGGGTATCGTTGGAGATACGATCAACCACTTCACGGACGCGGTGCGCACCTCGGACTTGAACTGGATTGGGGTCCGTCACGAAGAGGTCGGCGCGTTTGCGGCCGGCGGTGAAGCCTTCATGACCGGCGAGCTGGCCGTTTGCGCCGGAACCTGTGGGCCCGGCAGCCTTCATTTCCTCAACGGTATCTTCGAAAGCCACCGCAACGGTGCGCCCGTCGTGTTGATCGCTTCGGATGTTGCCAGAACGGAAGTGGGTCTTAACTTCCCGCAAGAAGTTGATCAGCGCCGGATCTATGAGCAATGCAGCGTCTTTTGCGAATATATCTCCCATCCTTCACAGGCGCGCCGGATCACCACACTTGCGGCACAGGCCGCGCTGACCCGTGGCGGGGTTGCGGTGGTCATCGTCAATGGCGATATGTTCAAAGAGACAGCCGAGGATGATCTGGCATGGTCGGTCCACCGCCCCAAGCCCAGATTGCTGCCGTCCGAGGATGAGCTTGGCTCTTTGGCCAATATCCTTTCTGACGCTCCGGCAGTGACAATTTATGCAGGATTCGGCGCCCGTGCGGCCCATGATCAGGTTGTCGCTCTGGCCGAAAAGCTTAAGGCACCCGTGGTTCACACCAGCCGAGCCAAGGAATTCATCGAGCCTGAGAACCCCTGTAACGTAGGAATGACCGGCATTCTGGGCAATCGAGCTGGCGCAAATGCGATTGAAAGCGCCGACATCGTGCTTTGCCTTGGAATGGATTTTGCCTGGACGCAATATTATCCCTCTGCCGAGCGCGTGATCCAGATTGACAGTGACCACACACATATCGGTCGCCGCTCGCCGGTCAAAATGGGTCTCGTCGGCGACGTTGCCTCAACAATCGATGCGTTGCTGCCGAGACTACAAGACCGCACGCAGGACAAACACCTGAGTTCAATCCTCAAAGAGTGGAAAGGCGATCGGGCCACCTATGAAGACGATGCCGAAATTCATGATCCCGAGCTGATCCATCCTCAGACGGTGACACGCATGCTTGACCGTCTGGCCGATGACAGCGCCATTTTCACCGCTGATGGTGGCTCGCCCATGGTCTGGCTCCTGCGGTATCTGACGGCCAAGGGAGACCGGCGGTTCCTCACCAGCCTTCTGCATGGCACAATGGCGAATGCCTACCCGCAGGCCATCGGCATCAAATCCGCATACCCGGAGCGGCAGGTGATTGCGCTTTGTGGCGATGGTGGCATGACGATGTTGATGGGGGATCTGCTGACGCTTGTGCAACATGACATACCGGTCAAGCTTCTGGTCTTTAACAACGGCTCCCTCGGCTTCGTTGAAATGGAACAGCGCGTGGAAGGCCTTCTGGATTCCTTCACGGACCTCAAAAACCCAGACTTCTCCAAACTGGCCGATGCCTGCGGCCTGGATTCCTGGCGGGTTGAAAGCAGCGATGATCTGGGGTCCGCGATGCAAAAATGGCTTTCGGCAAAAGGCCCGGCCTTGCTCGATGTGAAGGTCAACAGGATGGAGTTGGTGATGCCGCCGAAAATCGAAGCATCACAGGTCTTCTCCACGGCCATGTTCGGCATGAAGGCTGTGTTGGACGGGCGCACAAAGGAAGTTGTGTCCCTGCTTCGCGACAATTTCATCAAGTAG
- a CDS encoding FMN-binding glutamate synthase family protein, with translation MLDIMKRGIIPIVGGILAIIALFMGWYILAILAALVLALGIYDWTQERWTITRNYPVAGRIRWLFYQLRPYLRAYIVEDNLNGKPYSFEARNLVQSRARNETDTHPFGTERDVDAEEYHWVGHSIAPEPAPDESPRVTVGSDQCSKPYSASLLNISAMSFGALSANAVKALNIGAKKGGFYHDSGEGGLSSHHLEHGGDMVWELGSGYFGARDKDGHFDPELFRDNASHDAVKMTEIKLSQGAKPGHGGLLPAAKVTEEIAKIRNVPAHQDCLSPRGHSAFSTPIEMLEFAAEMRDLSGGKPVGLKFCVGQPHEPFAIIKAILKTGITPDFIVVDGGEGGTGAAPLELSDWVGMPLSEGLVLMRNALVGAGLKGKIRLAASGKVYSGMGLARNIAQGADWCNAARAFMFSIGCIQAQRCHLGTCPTGVTAQDKWRQRGLIPEVQGERAARFHAKTLKALSEIIASAGLKHPSELEAHHLMHRVGPEKAVPMDRVHTFLPEGILLDAPEETVYADWWNAASAESFRPAIDLVSTRATKSKEEAMK, from the coding sequence ATGCTTGATATAATGAAGAGAGGGATCATCCCAATTGTGGGCGGCATCCTAGCGATCATCGCTTTATTTATGGGATGGTATATTCTTGCCATTTTGGCGGCCTTGGTGCTGGCGCTCGGCATCTATGACTGGACGCAAGAGCGCTGGACAATTACCCGCAACTATCCAGTCGCAGGACGCATCAGATGGCTATTCTATCAGCTGCGCCCCTACCTGCGGGCCTATATCGTTGAAGACAATCTGAACGGTAAGCCTTATTCGTTTGAGGCGCGCAATCTGGTCCAATCCCGCGCACGCAACGAAACCGACACGCATCCTTTTGGAACCGAGCGCGACGTGGATGCCGAAGAATATCACTGGGTCGGCCATTCGATTGCCCCAGAACCGGCCCCGGACGAGTCCCCGCGGGTGACCGTCGGAAGCGACCAGTGCAGCAAGCCTTATTCGGCCTCACTCCTCAATATTTCCGCAATGAGCTTCGGCGCACTTTCTGCCAATGCAGTAAAAGCGCTGAACATTGGCGCGAAAAAAGGTGGCTTCTACCATGATTCCGGCGAAGGCGGCTTGAGCAGCCATCATCTTGAGCATGGCGGCGACATGGTATGGGAGCTGGGGTCCGGCTACTTTGGAGCAAGGGACAAGGACGGACATTTCGATCCAGAGCTCTTTCGCGACAACGCGAGCCATGATGCCGTCAAGATGACGGAAATCAAGCTCAGCCAAGGAGCAAAACCGGGCCATGGAGGCCTACTCCCCGCAGCCAAAGTGACCGAAGAAATCGCCAAAATCCGAAATGTGCCAGCTCATCAGGACTGTCTCTCACCACGCGGACATTCAGCATTTTCCACCCCAATTGAGATGCTGGAATTTGCTGCAGAAATGCGCGACCTTTCCGGCGGCAAGCCCGTTGGACTGAAATTCTGTGTCGGTCAGCCGCACGAGCCCTTTGCCATCATCAAGGCTATCTTGAAGACCGGCATAACACCGGATTTCATTGTGGTTGACGGCGGCGAAGGCGGTACGGGTGCCGCACCGCTTGAGCTTTCCGACTGGGTCGGAATGCCTTTGTCTGAAGGCTTGGTTCTCATGCGCAACGCCCTCGTGGGGGCGGGCCTCAAGGGTAAAATCAGGCTGGCCGCAAGCGGCAAGGTCTATTCCGGTATGGGGCTGGCGCGCAACATCGCGCAGGGTGCGGATTGGTGCAACGCCGCACGCGCCTTCATGTTTTCCATCGGCTGCATTCAGGCGCAGCGTTGCCACTTGGGGACCTGCCCGACCGGTGTGACAGCGCAAGACAAATGGCGTCAGCGCGGCCTTATTCCAGAGGTCCAGGGTGAGCGCGCCGCGCGCTTTCACGCCAAAACGCTGAAGGCTCTTTCTGAAATTATCGCATCGGCTGGTTTGAAGCATCCCTCCGAGCTGGAAGCCCACCATCTGATGCATCGCGTCGGCCCTGAAAAGGCAGTGCCCATGGACCGCGTTCACACCTTCCTGCCAGAAGGCATCCTGTTGGATGCGCCCGAAGAGACGGTCTACGCAGATTGGTGGAATGCCGCCAGCGCAGAAAGCTTCCGCCCCGCTATCGATCTGGTGTCAACCCGGGCGACCAAGTCAAAAGAAGAGGCAATGAAATGA
- a CDS encoding EscU/YscU/HrcU family type III secretion system export apparatus switch protein, protein MTKKPKTPEDGDFEAGQEDCSSKLAVALHYEEGVDEAPRVTAKGRGKTAERIIELAKEHGVIVDGNPALTQALADVELNEVIPENLYAAVAVVINFVMQEAEKKQKGALYRPPATENRLRE, encoded by the coding sequence ATGACCAAAAAGCCCAAGACACCTGAAGACGGCGACTTTGAAGCCGGGCAGGAAGACTGCTCCTCCAAGCTTGCCGTGGCCTTGCATTATGAGGAAGGCGTCGATGAAGCACCGCGCGTCACCGCGAAGGGGCGCGGAAAAACCGCCGAGCGCATCATCGAACTTGCCAAAGAGCATGGCGTTATAGTTGACGGAAATCCTGCCCTTACCCAAGCACTCGCAGATGTCGAACTGAATGAAGTCATTCCCGAAAATCTTTACGCAGCCGTCGCTGTCGTCATCAACTTTGTCATGCAGGAAGCCGAAAAGAAGCAGAAAGGGGCACTTTATCGGCCACCAGCAACAGAAAACCGCCTCCGAGAATAG
- a CDS encoding flagellar hook-length control protein FliK, with product MAMEIVRTVSLAQKNAEQSLLKLLSNALPQQARIQMISKRPSGETQIQLNAGGQTLDLKVDAQSAAQMKPGTLVLLQTIQTQQGPRLAISLLPPDQSAQTQMATATKGNATSPPTGSPNPLPNPIPKVGAEPAVLPRPVIPAQTGSARVTPQAPYGASPSSPTPTVPPQQASGNTQPQESLVALQRQALSQQRSLADLFANLTAFVQQVETGQRPKVSPDIETTMRWLLGFQLMPKQPPEAAKAKTALKDIMTSLGLLGQLSTGQGAEKLNTNLKASLNLLQALLPKDANPPPPPASGAQRDPPPLPNIPLQGQSPRPSNISPADPNSLALARIKSDVDAALARLTLNQIASARSAFSSGASAGSHSMQTLHVEIPVMLANGTAIVQMTLEHEPEAPDNEEHEQDDSDADKKRRGGWTVHFAMNADAIGPVDVSLRLHQQSVLITLAAEQDQTVALFEQAAPSLQAMLEEEGLTLEGLSFSRKKDAETAPAEADSPPHHARLDRKL from the coding sequence ATGGCTATGGAAATTGTCCGCACGGTTTCCCTTGCGCAAAAGAATGCCGAACAATCCCTGCTCAAACTTTTGAGCAATGCCTTGCCGCAGCAGGCCCGCATCCAGATGATCTCAAAACGGCCTTCCGGAGAAACCCAAATCCAACTCAATGCCGGTGGTCAAACGTTGGACTTGAAGGTCGATGCCCAGTCGGCAGCACAAATGAAGCCGGGCACCTTGGTTCTTCTACAAACAATCCAGACCCAGCAAGGCCCACGCCTCGCGATCAGCTTGCTTCCCCCCGATCAGTCGGCACAAACCCAAATGGCAACAGCAACAAAAGGGAATGCGACCAGTCCACCAACAGGATCGCCCAATCCACTGCCAAACCCGATCCCTAAAGTGGGGGCAGAGCCTGCGGTTCTACCTCGCCCGGTGATACCAGCACAGACAGGCAGCGCACGAGTCACCCCGCAGGCTCCCTATGGCGCGTCTCCTTCTAGTCCCACACCTACCGTGCCACCACAACAGGCCTCCGGCAACACTCAGCCGCAAGAGAGCTTGGTCGCTTTACAGCGACAAGCCCTCAGCCAACAGCGCTCTCTCGCAGACTTGTTCGCCAATCTGACTGCATTCGTCCAACAAGTTGAAACAGGTCAACGCCCCAAAGTCTCACCAGACATAGAGACGACAATGCGCTGGTTGCTTGGCTTCCAGCTCATGCCGAAGCAGCCCCCCGAGGCAGCAAAAGCCAAAACCGCCCTCAAAGACATAATGACATCCCTTGGCCTTCTGGGGCAGCTATCGACAGGTCAGGGCGCTGAAAAGCTCAATACCAATCTCAAAGCCTCGCTCAACCTGTTGCAGGCTCTATTGCCCAAGGATGCCAATCCGCCCCCTCCTCCCGCTTCAGGGGCGCAGCGCGATCCTCCCCCCTTGCCAAACATCCCCCTGCAAGGCCAAAGCCCAAGACCGTCCAATATTTCCCCTGCAGATCCGAACAGTCTCGCTCTCGCCCGCATAAAGAGCGACGTGGACGCCGCATTGGCGCGATTGACATTGAACCAGATTGCCTCAGCAAGATCGGCCTTTTCTTCTGGCGCTTCAGCAGGAAGCCATTCCATGCAGACCCTTCATGTCGAAATCCCGGTCATGTTGGCGAACGGCACCGCCATTGTGCAGATGACACTCGAACATGAGCCCGAAGCTCCCGACAATGAGGAGCACGAACAAGACGACAGCGATGCGGACAAAAAGCGTCGCGGCGGCTGGACCGTCCATTTTGCCATGAATGCCGATGCAATCGGACCGGTTGATGTATCCCTGAGGCTGCACCAACAAAGCGTTCTCATAACGCTCGCCGCCGAACAGGACCAGACCGTCGCGCTATTTGAGCAGGCAGCCCCAAGCCTTCAGGCCATGCTGGAAGAAGAAGGACTGACACTCGAGGGCCTCTCTTTTTCTAGAAAGAAGGACGCAGAAACCGCTCCCGCCGAAGCAGACAGCCCTCCCCACCACGCGCGACTGGACCGCAAGCTATGA
- a CDS encoding RNA methyltransferase, which translates to MAKNRSQKQKKARQIAASDPASRGRRAQDDTVRIFGIHAVASAVANPRRELTRLYATQNAQTRLVDEIRKIGGDPSRLDGLVETSSPKDIDALARDAVHQGALLVTRHLPALDISDIFDCKLVVILDQVTDPHNVGAIIRSAVALGAEALIMTGRHSPEESGILAKTASGGLDLISMVSVPNLARALDDLADNGFDVVGFDSEESEPFETVISAQDSNRPLALVFGSEGKGMRRLTREKCTALARLDMPGPIKSLNVSNAVAMTLYAIKLVRQGLLK; encoded by the coding sequence ATGGCAAAAAACAGATCACAAAAACAGAAAAAGGCCCGTCAGATCGCCGCGAGCGATCCGGCCTCCCGTGGGCGCAGAGCTCAGGACGACACCGTGCGCATTTTCGGCATCCATGCTGTAGCCAGCGCCGTTGCAAATCCGCGCCGCGAACTGACGCGCCTTTATGCGACTCAAAATGCCCAGACCCGTCTGGTCGATGAGATTCGCAAAATCGGCGGCGACCCTTCCCGACTGGACGGGCTGGTGGAAACATCAAGCCCCAAGGATATCGACGCTTTGGCGCGCGACGCCGTGCATCAGGGTGCCTTGTTGGTAACGCGCCACCTGCCCGCCCTCGACATCTCTGATATTTTCGATTGCAAACTGGTCGTGATTCTCGATCAAGTGACCGATCCGCACAATGTTGGTGCCATCATTCGTTCAGCCGTAGCGCTGGGCGCTGAGGCCCTGATCATGACAGGACGACACAGCCCAGAAGAAAGCGGCATCCTGGCCAAGACAGCCTCCGGCGGTCTCGACCTCATCTCGATGGTCTCCGTGCCCAATCTTGCCCGGGCGCTGGATGATCTGGCGGACAACGGCTTTGATGTGGTGGGATTTGATTCCGAAGAGAGCGAACCGTTCGAAACCGTCATCTCCGCGCAGGATTCAAACCGACCTCTGGCTCTGGTCTTTGGCTCAGAAGGCAAAGGCATGCGCCGATTGACGCGCGAGAAATGCACCGCCCTCGCCCGCCTCGACATGCCCGGCCCCATCAAGAGCCTGAATGTTTCAAACGCGGTGGCCATGACGCTTTACGCAATCAAACTCGTTCGACAAGGGTTGCTGAAATAA